The following coding sequences are from one Nodularia sp. LEGE 06071 window:
- a CDS encoding BamA/TamA family outer membrane protein, producing the protein MRLSPVWVAVVAIAAPLGGSPSANAQTINSSEQTAEVFVPEINQAVPASESLEFHSNSTEVESVVTLSPVKPAQKTTSEAVESVVTLPPVKPAQKTTSDVIIPSLTTPKVGQNSSEKTAIFLTQESNSVPDTAPPVPSQALPSPTPETTPNLENFNTPTPTPNAEEPRVLISEVVVRPETGQLTKELEDQVYRVIRTQAGRTTTRSQLQEDINAIFGTGFFANVQAVPEDTPLGVRLSFIVQPNPVLTKVEVQANPGTDVPSVLPASTVDEVFREQYGQVLNLRELQEGIKKLTEQYQEKGYVLANVIGSPQIAETGVVTLQVAEGVVENLKVRFRDREGQETDEKGEPIRGRTQEYIITRELELKPGQVFNRDIVQRDLQRVFGLGLFEDVNVSLDPGTDPSKVDVVVNVAERSTGSIAAGAGFSSASGLFGTVSYQQQNLAGRNQNLGAEVQVGQRELLFDLRFTDPWIAGDPYRTSYTTNLFRRSSISLIFDGQDGDIRTFQPEETDGDRPRVLRLGGGVTFTRPLSPDPYKRSEWTASAGLQYQRISTRDADGNVTPEGAVFVDGVPGERVPLSLSGEGEDDLLLLQVGAQRDLRNNPLQPTGGSFLRLGVDQSVPVGLGSIFLTRVRGNYSQYLPVSFTNFAPGPQTLAFNLQGGTVLGDLPPYEAFTLGGSNSIRGYEEGALTSGRSYVQASVEYRFPVFSVVSGALFFDVGSDLGTTTRPAEVLNKNGTGYGYGLGVRVQSPLGPIRIDYGINDDGDSRINFGIGERF; encoded by the coding sequence ATGCGTTTATCTCCCGTATGGGTAGCAGTTGTAGCAATTGCAGCGCCATTAGGCGGCTCGCCCAGTGCAAATGCCCAAACCATTAATAGTTCAGAACAAACAGCAGAGGTTTTCGTACCTGAGATTAATCAAGCGGTTCCAGCAAGTGAAAGTTTAGAATTTCACTCCAACTCCACAGAGGTTGAGTCTGTTGTCACACTTTCCCCAGTTAAACCAGCCCAGAAGACGACATCAGAAGCGGTTGAGTCTGTGGTCACACTTCCCCCAGTTAAACCAGCCCAGAAGACAACATCAGATGTCATAATTCCCTCCTTGACAACGCCGAAAGTTGGTCAAAACTCTTCTGAGAAAACCGCAATTTTTCTCACCCAAGAGTCTAATTCTGTTCCAGACACTGCACCTCCCGTACCTAGCCAGGCGCTACCCTCACCAACGCCTGAAACTACTCCAAATCTGGAAAATTTCAATACTCCCACCCCCACCCCAAATGCTGAGGAACCTCGCGTACTGATATCAGAAGTAGTTGTCAGACCTGAGACGGGACAACTAACAAAGGAACTGGAAGACCAAGTTTACAGAGTAATTCGGACCCAAGCAGGTCGGACAACAACGCGCTCTCAACTGCAAGAAGATATTAACGCCATCTTTGGTACTGGCTTCTTCGCCAACGTTCAGGCAGTGCCAGAAGATACACCTTTGGGTGTGCGGTTGAGCTTTATTGTCCAACCCAACCCCGTGCTGACGAAGGTAGAAGTGCAAGCTAATCCTGGAACTGATGTTCCTTCTGTACTGCCTGCTAGTACTGTGGATGAAGTCTTTCGCGAGCAATATGGTCAAGTCCTCAACCTGCGGGAATTGCAAGAAGGCATCAAGAAGTTAACTGAGCAGTATCAAGAAAAAGGTTACGTACTAGCAAACGTCATTGGCTCGCCACAAATCGCGGAAACTGGGGTGGTGACTCTGCAAGTAGCCGAAGGAGTAGTAGAAAATCTCAAAGTCAGATTCCGCGATCGCGAAGGTCAGGAGACAGACGAAAAAGGAGAACCAATTCGGGGTCGGACACAGGAATATATAATCACGCGAGAACTAGAATTAAAGCCAGGACAAGTATTTAACCGCGACATCGTACAAAGAGACCTACAAAGGGTATTTGGACTAGGGTTATTTGAAGATGTCAACGTATCCCTTGACCCTGGTACAGACCCTAGTAAGGTTGATGTCGTGGTGAATGTAGCCGAACGTAGTACCGGTTCGATTGCGGCTGGAGCCGGGTTTAGTTCTGCCAGTGGATTATTTGGGACTGTGAGTTATCAGCAGCAAAACCTCGCAGGAAGAAACCAAAACCTGGGCGCAGAAGTACAGGTAGGACAACGAGAACTGCTGTTTGACCTCCGGTTTACAGACCCCTGGATTGCAGGTGATCCCTACAGAACTTCTTATACAACTAATCTGTTTCGCCGCAGTTCCATTTCATTGATTTTTGATGGACAAGATGGTGACATTAGGACATTTCAACCAGAGGAGACAGATGGCGATCGCCCCCGTGTTCTCCGGCTAGGCGGTGGTGTGACTTTTACCCGTCCCCTATCTCCCGATCCCTATAAGAGATCAGAATGGACAGCTTCCGCCGGATTGCAGTATCAACGAATTTCCACCCGTGATGCCGATGGTAATGTCACACCAGAAGGAGCCGTATTCGTGGATGGAGTACCCGGAGAACGAGTCCCCCTGAGCCTCTCAGGTGAAGGTGAAGATGATTTGCTGCTATTACAAGTAGGCGCACAGCGCGACCTGCGGAATAACCCCTTACAACCAACCGGCGGTTCCTTCCTCCGCCTGGGGGTCGATCAGTCCGTACCAGTAGGACTAGGTAGCATTTTTCTGACTAGAGTCAGAGGTAACTATAGCCAATACTTACCCGTGAGTTTTACTAACTTCGCCCCAGGGCCACAAACCCTAGCATTTAACCTGCAAGGGGGTACAGTACTCGGTGACTTGCCTCCCTACGAAGCTTTTACCCTTGGCGGTAGCAACTCAATTCGGGGTTATGAAGAAGGAGCATTAACCAGTGGACGTAGTTACGTACAAGCATCTGTTGAGTATCGCTTCCCGGTTTTCTCAGTAGTCAGTGGCGCACTGTTTTTTGATGTCGGTAGTGATCTAGGAACCACAACCAGACCTGCTGAAGTATTAAACAAAAACGGTACTGGCTACGGCTATGGACTCGGTGTGCGTGTACAATCCCCCCTAGGCCCCATTCGGATTGACTACGGCATTAACGATGATGGCGATAGTCGCATCAATTTTGGTATTGGTGAAAGGTTTTAA
- a CDS encoding NAD(P)H-quinone oxidoreductase subunit 4: MNAIEFPWLSAIILLPLVAALAIPFIPDKEGKTVRWYGLGVAIADFALIISAFWYSYDFQNPTLQLVENYAWVPELGLNWSVGVDGLSMPLLLLTGLINTLAIFAAWKVTTKPRLFYALMLVMYSAQIGVFVAQDLLLFFLMWEIELVPVYLLISIWGGQNRRYAATKFILYTAAASIFILVAGFAMAFSGDTVTFDMATLGMKQYPKALELLTYAGFLIAFGVKMPIFPLHTWLPDAHGEASAPGSMILAGVLLKMGGYALIRFNVEMLPNAHVYFAPVLAVLGVVNIVYGACCAFAQTNLKRRLAYSSIAHMGFVLIGIASYTEIGISGAVLQMVSHGLIAASLFFLSGVTYERTHTLMMDKMGGMAKVMPRTFAVFTIGAMASLALPGMSGFVGELMVFLGIASSDVYSSSFKIVVIVLSAVGVILTPIYLLSMLRQVFYGEQNAELHLDAVVADIKPRELFITACLIIPIIGIGFYPKLVTQTYDVKAVELAAHARQVLPVFARQQPASLYSTIFTAPTLASSQVDTVVNLSE; this comes from the coding sequence ATGAATGCCATTGAATTTCCTTGGCTGTCAGCCATAATTTTATTGCCCCTGGTGGCTGCCTTAGCCATCCCTTTCATCCCAGATAAAGAAGGAAAAACCGTTAGGTGGTATGGTTTAGGAGTTGCGATCGCTGATTTTGCCCTGATAATTTCTGCCTTTTGGTATAGCTACGACTTCCAAAACCCCACACTGCAACTCGTAGAAAACTATGCTTGGGTTCCAGAGTTAGGTTTAAACTGGTCTGTTGGTGTTGATGGTTTATCGATGCCCTTACTCCTACTAACCGGCTTAATTAACACACTGGCAATCTTCGCGGCTTGGAAAGTAACCACTAAGCCGCGATTGTTTTATGCCTTAATGTTAGTGATGTACAGCGCCCAGATTGGCGTATTTGTCGCCCAAGACTTGCTGTTGTTCTTCTTAATGTGGGAAATCGAGTTAGTACCTGTGTACCTGCTGATTTCCATCTGGGGAGGACAAAACCGCCGTTACGCAGCGACTAAATTTATTCTCTATACAGCCGCAGCCTCAATATTTATCTTGGTAGCTGGTTTTGCAATGGCATTCTCAGGAGATACTGTCACCTTCGACATGGCAACTCTGGGAATGAAGCAATACCCCAAAGCTTTAGAATTATTAACTTATGCAGGTTTCTTGATTGCCTTCGGTGTGAAGATGCCCATCTTCCCCTTACACACTTGGCTACCTGATGCCCACGGTGAAGCATCTGCACCTGGTTCCATGATTTTGGCTGGTGTGTTGTTAAAAATGGGTGGTTATGCACTCATCCGCTTCAACGTTGAAATGTTGCCCAATGCCCATGTTTACTTTGCCCCAGTTCTCGCAGTACTAGGTGTAGTTAACATAGTCTACGGTGCTTGTTGCGCCTTTGCCCAAACAAATCTCAAACGCCGCTTGGCTTACTCTTCAATTGCCCACATGGGATTTGTCTTAATTGGGATTGCCTCTTATACAGAGATTGGGATTAGCGGTGCTGTATTACAGATGGTTTCTCACGGTTTGATTGCCGCTAGCTTGTTCTTCCTATCTGGTGTAACTTACGAACGTACCCACACCTTAATGATGGACAAAATGGGCGGTATGGCTAAAGTAATGCCCAGAACCTTCGCCGTATTTACAATTGGTGCAATGGCTTCTCTCGCTTTACCCGGAATGAGTGGCTTTGTGGGTGAGTTGATGGTGTTCCTCGGTATTGCCTCCAGCGATGTTTACAGTTCCAGCTTCAAAATTGTAGTCATCGTGTTGTCGGCGGTTGGCGTGATTTTAACTCCAATTTACCTACTATCAATGTTGCGCCAAGTATTCTACGGTGAACAAAACGCAGAATTACATCTAGATGCTGTAGTTGCTGACATCAAACCCCGTGAATTGTTTATCACAGCTTGTTTGATCATTCCCATCATCGGTATTGGTTTCTATCCCAAGTTGGTTACGCAGACTTACGATGTGAAGGCAGTGGAATTAGCAGCCCATGCGCGTCAAGTCCTACCAGTATTCGCACGTCAGCAACCAGCAAGTCTGTACTCGACTATCTTCACTGCACCAACCTTAGCTTCATCTCAAGTTGATACTGTAGTTAATCTCTCAGAGTAA
- a CDS encoding NAD-dependent epimerase/dehydratase family protein: MKVLVIGGDGYCGWATALYLSNRGYEVGILDSLVRRHWDNELGIETLTPIAPIQQRLQRWQDLTGKCIDLFIGDITNYEFLKQVLHQFEPNALVHFGEQRSAPFSMIDREHAVLTQVNNVVGTLNLLYAMREDFPDCHMVKLGTMGEYGTPNIDIEEGFITIEHNGRKDTLPYPKQPGSMYHLSKVHDSHNINFACRTWGLRATDLNQGIVYGVLTEETGMDEMLINRLDYDGVFGTALNRFCIQAAIAHPLTVYGTGGQTRGFLDIRDTVRCIELAIANPAEPGEFRVFNQFTELFSIGDLALMVKKAGNAIGLSVDINHLDNPRVEREEHYFNAKNTKLLDLGLQPHYLSDSLLDSLLNFAVKYQNRVDNKQILPKVSWHRK; encoded by the coding sequence ATGAAAGTCCTGGTAATTGGTGGTGATGGATATTGCGGTTGGGCAACTGCACTTTACCTTTCCAACCGAGGTTACGAAGTTGGAATTCTAGATAGTTTGGTGCGGCGGCACTGGGATAATGAATTGGGTATCGAAACTCTGACTCCCATCGCACCAATTCAGCAACGCCTCCAGCGCTGGCAAGATTTGACTGGTAAATGTATCGACCTATTCATTGGCGATATTACTAATTACGAATTTCTCAAGCAAGTTTTACACCAATTTGAGCCGAACGCCCTCGTGCATTTTGGTGAACAACGTTCAGCGCCCTTTTCCATGATTGACCGAGAACACGCCGTTCTCACTCAGGTTAATAATGTCGTCGGCACTTTAAACTTGCTGTACGCCATGCGAGAAGACTTCCCAGATTGCCACATGGTCAAACTAGGAACAATGGGTGAATATGGTACACCCAACATTGATATTGAAGAAGGGTTCATCACAATTGAACACAATGGCCGCAAAGATACCTTACCGTATCCGAAGCAGCCGGGTTCGATGTACCACTTGAGCAAAGTTCATGATAGTCACAATATCAACTTTGCTTGCCGCACTTGGGGGCTGCGGGCTACTGATTTAAATCAAGGGATAGTTTATGGCGTTCTGACCGAAGAAACGGGAATGGACGAAATGTTAATTAATCGCCTTGATTATGATGGAGTATTTGGTACGGCACTGAATCGTTTCTGTATTCAAGCTGCGATCGCTCATCCTCTCACCGTCTACGGGACAGGTGGGCAAACTCGTGGTTTCTTGGATATTCGAGATACAGTGCGATGTATAGAACTAGCGATCGCTAACCCAGCCGAACCGGGCGAATTCCGGGTATTTAACCAATTTACTGAGCTATTCAGCATTGGTGACCTGGCATTAATGGTGAAAAAAGCTGGGAATGCCATCGGGCTAAGTGTGGATATCAATCACCTGGATAACCCCAGAGTTGAAAGAGAAGAACATTACTTCAACGCTAAAAATACCAAACTGCTGGATCTGGGTTTACAGCCCCACTATCTCTCTGATTCCTTACTTGATTCATTGTTAAACTTTGCCGTCAAGTATCAAAACAGAGTGGATAACAAGCAAATTCTGCCCAAGGTTTCTTGGCATAGAAAGTAG
- the purC gene encoding phosphoribosylaminoimidazolesuccinocarboxamide synthase, translating into MSVYSQLYEGKAKILYATDDPEVLLADFKDDATAFNAQKRGSIIDKGKINCTISSHLFQQLEIYGIKTHYIDSPNPHQMRVKAVKILPLEVVVRNIAAGSLSQQTGLPVGTVLKQPLVEFYYKNDQLGDPLLTSDRLFLLELATPEQVDVIRNLALQVNEFLRGFWHSCGITLVDFKLEFGLDSQQQILLADEISPDTCRLWNTAEADPNLRVMDKDRFRRDLGNVENAYQEVLQRVLQAVETKT; encoded by the coding sequence ATGTCTGTTTATTCCCAGCTATACGAAGGCAAAGCTAAGATTCTCTATGCAACAGACGATCCAGAAGTCTTGTTGGCTGATTTTAAAGACGATGCCACTGCTTTTAATGCCCAAAAACGTGGCAGTATTATCGACAAGGGAAAAATTAACTGTACCATTTCTAGCCACCTATTTCAGCAGTTAGAAATATATGGTATAAAAACCCACTATATTGATAGCCCTAATCCGCATCAAATGCGAGTCAAGGCTGTAAAGATTTTGCCGCTAGAAGTGGTTGTCAGAAATATTGCTGCTGGTAGTTTGTCTCAGCAAACAGGATTACCAGTGGGTACAGTGCTGAAACAACCTTTGGTAGAGTTTTATTACAAAAACGACCAATTAGGAGATCCACTGTTAACAAGCGATCGCCTATTTCTGCTCGAACTAGCTACACCGGAACAAGTAGATGTAATTCGCAATCTAGCATTGCAAGTCAACGAGTTTCTTCGTGGCTTTTGGCATTCATGCGGTATTACCCTCGTAGACTTCAAACTAGAATTTGGTTTGGATTCACAACAGCAGATACTGCTGGCAGATGAAATTAGCCCTGATACTTGCCGCTTGTGGAACACAGCCGAAGCTGATCCTAACTTGAGAGTCATGGATAAAGACCGTTTCCGCCGTGACTTGGGGAATGTAGAGAATGCTTACCAGGAGGTTTTACAACGAGTGCTACAAGCAGTAGAAACTAAAACTTGA
- a CDS encoding response regulator produces the protein MTRTALMISNNILDEFKTCTQLQYNGCLKVRSSKGHQWTFFYRLGRIVWAEGGSHPFRRWRRNMAQYCPQIDIDQLNLRREDLEINHWDYRILEILYKKQQIQREQIHAVIESTISQLLFDLAQQTNFVAVSCDRTQEFIIETPVSFTSADVFMKKMQDSWKFWSDAGLANFSPDLAPVVRKPEQLAHHVSESVYKKFVNLLKGKYTLRDLAAKMNQSIVPLTRSLLPYIISGVIELVEVPDLPLSVATVKNNSVSSPATTSTAPLIACVDDSLQICNMVERIIVSHGLRFIKIQDAIQALPILIQSKPDLIFLDLIMPIANGYEICTQVRRVSSFSDTPVVMLTGNDGLFDRVRSKLVGATDFMAKPVTADKIMGVVGKYLPVQTQPQVQKTLVQHGVNKPTILWNN, from the coding sequence ATGACCCGCACGGCACTGATGATATCGAATAATATACTTGATGAGTTTAAAACTTGTACTCAACTGCAATACAATGGCTGCTTAAAGGTTAGAAGTAGCAAAGGACACCAATGGACTTTTTTCTATCGTCTAGGACGGATAGTTTGGGCGGAGGGAGGAAGTCATCCTTTCCGGCGCTGGCGGCGAAATATGGCTCAATACTGCCCTCAAATTGATATAGATCAGTTAAATTTACGTAGAGAAGACCTAGAAATCAATCACTGGGATTATCGCATCCTGGAAATTCTCTATAAAAAACAGCAAATTCAACGAGAACAAATTCACGCTGTTATAGAAAGCACAATATCACAACTGTTGTTTGATTTAGCTCAACAAACAAATTTTGTGGCTGTAAGTTGCGATCGCACCCAGGAATTTATCATAGAAACACCAGTGAGTTTCACAAGTGCAGATGTCTTTATGAAAAAGATGCAAGACTCGTGGAAATTTTGGTCAGATGCTGGTTTGGCTAATTTTTCTCCCGACTTAGCACCAGTTGTGCGAAAACCAGAACAACTCGCGCACCATGTAAGTGAATCTGTCTACAAAAAGTTTGTAAATTTGCTCAAGGGTAAATACACTCTGCGAGATTTAGCAGCAAAAATGAATCAGAGTATTGTTCCTTTGACCCGTTCATTGCTTCCTTATATTATCTCAGGGGTCATTGAACTGGTAGAAGTACCTGATTTACCTTTGTCAGTTGCAACAGTCAAAAACAATTCTGTTTCCAGCCCAGCTACAACATCAACTGCGCCACTGATAGCTTGCGTAGATGATAGTCTTCAGATTTGTAATATGGTAGAGAGAATTATCGTCTCACATGGACTGAGATTTATCAAAATTCAAGATGCTATACAAGCTTTACCAATCTTGATTCAAAGTAAGCCAGACCTGATTTTTTTAGATTTGATTATGCCTATTGCTAATGGTTATGAAATTTGTACTCAGGTGCGCCGAGTTTCATCCTTTAGTGACACACCTGTAGTGATGTTAACGGGAAATGATGGTCTTTTTGATCGAGTCCGATCTAAGTTGGTCGGTGCAACAGATTTTATGGCAAAACCCGTAACAGCAGATAAAATCATGGGTGTAGTAGGGAAATATTTACCCGTACAGACTCAACCTCAAGTCCAAAAGACACTAGTACAGCACGGTGTAAATAAGCCGACTATTCTTTGGAATAATTAG
- a CDS encoding DUF1257 domain-containing protein: protein MSHFSTLRTKITDAEILKSSLRDLGISVKTEADVRGYNGQRVRSDIVAVLEGEYDLGWSRNSDGSFDLIADLWGVAKKHNQTELINSINQKYAVNKTLSEVKQRGLQNANVKLVLQ from the coding sequence ATGTCTCATTTTAGCACACTGCGTACCAAAATCACCGATGCTGAAATCCTCAAGTCTTCTTTGCGCGACTTAGGTATTAGCGTGAAGACTGAAGCGGATGTTCGTGGTTACAATGGTCAGCGCGTTCGTTCCGACATCGTAGCTGTTTTGGAAGGTGAATACGATCTAGGTTGGTCTCGCAATAGCGATGGTTCCTTTGACCTCATCGCTGACCTGTGGGGCGTTGCTAAGAAGCACAATCAAACCGAGTTGATCAACTCCATCAACCAAAAGTATGCAGTTAACAAAACCTTGTCTGAAGTAAAACAGCGCGGTCTGCAAAACGCCAATGTCAAGTTGGTATTGCAATAG
- a CDS encoding type II toxin-antitoxin system VapC family toxin, with protein MSGNSYLLDTNAIVALLQGNSQLIQLLQDTDWIGVSVISQIEFLAFAGLSQADILLFQQFLQRVEVVGLIVGDTVLIAKIIEIRQQYRLKLPDAVIAAMAIQNSASLITADQEFAKVTILTVILPIFLCPNFSIPMGGFLTVR; from the coding sequence ATGAGTGGTAATAGCTACTTGCTCGATACGAATGCAATTGTGGCTCTACTACAAGGAAATTCTCAACTTATTCAATTACTCCAAGATACTGATTGGATAGGGGTTTCAGTTATTAGCCAAATTGAATTTCTGGCGTTTGCAGGTCTAAGTCAAGCAGATATCTTGCTTTTTCAACAATTCCTTCAGCGAGTGGAGGTTGTTGGCTTAATAGTGGGTGATACAGTATTAATTGCAAAAATCATTGAAATTCGACAGCAATATAGGTTGAAATTACCCGATGCGGTGATTGCTGCAATGGCAATCCAAAATTCAGCAAGTCTGATCACGGCTGATCAAGAGTTTGCCAAGGTGACAATTTTAACTGTAATTTTACCTATATTTCTTTGCCCCAATTTTTCTATTCCTATGGGGGGATTTTTAACAGTTAGATAA
- a CDS encoding glycosyltransferase family 4 protein, protein MRIALFTETFLPKIDGIVTRLRHTVDHLQRNGDQVLVFAPDGGITEHKGAKVYGVTGFPLPLYPELKMALPRPAIGYALEEFQPDIIHVVNPAVLGLAGIFYSKMLKIPLVASYHTHLPQYLQHYGLGMLEGFLWELLKGAHNQAALNLCTSTVMMEELSGHGIERVKVWQRGVDTEFFHPDLASLEMRSRLSQNHPESPLLLYVGRLSAEKEIERIKPILEAIPHARLALVGDGPHRQELEKHFAGTDTHFVGYLTGQELGSAFASADAFIFPSRTETLGLVLLEAMAAGCPVVAARSGGIPDIVTDGVNGYLFDPTADIQDAINATFRLLQQQQEREVIRQNARQEAEKWGWSSATCQLQDYYQKVIFSEKLTTVA, encoded by the coding sequence ATGAGAATCGCCCTATTTACTGAAACCTTTCTTCCCAAGATTGACGGCATAGTCACACGCCTGCGCCATACCGTTGACCATCTACAACGCAATGGTGACCAAGTACTAGTCTTTGCCCCTGATGGCGGGATTACTGAACATAAAGGAGCCAAAGTTTACGGCGTTACTGGCTTTCCTCTGCCATTGTATCCAGAGTTAAAAATGGCTTTGCCCCGCCCGGCCATTGGTTATGCTTTAGAAGAATTTCAGCCAGATATTATTCATGTAGTGAATCCAGCTGTTTTAGGACTGGCTGGGATTTTTTATAGCAAGATGCTTAAAATACCGTTAGTTGCATCTTACCATACTCATTTACCTCAATATCTCCAGCATTACGGTTTGGGAATGCTCGAAGGTTTTCTGTGGGAATTGCTCAAAGGCGCTCATAATCAAGCCGCTTTGAACCTTTGCACCTCCACAGTGATGATGGAAGAACTCTCAGGACACGGTATTGAACGAGTGAAGGTTTGGCAGAGGGGTGTGGATACAGAATTCTTTCATCCTGATTTAGCTAGTTTGGAAATGCGATCGCGTCTATCCCAAAATCACCCAGAAAGTCCCTTACTGCTGTATGTCGGCCGTCTTTCCGCCGAAAAGGAAATTGAGCGCATCAAGCCCATCCTAGAGGCAATTCCTCATGCCCGATTGGCATTAGTCGGTGATGGCCCCCACCGTCAAGAATTGGAAAAACATTTTGCAGGCACTGACACTCATTTTGTCGGGTATCTTACAGGACAAGAGTTAGGTTCTGCCTTTGCTAGTGCTGATGCCTTTATTTTTCCTTCTCGGACAGAAACACTAGGCTTAGTTCTATTAGAAGCAATGGCCGCTGGCTGTCCAGTAGTAGCAGCCCGTTCTGGGGGGATTCCTGATATTGTCACAGACGGTGTAAATGGCTATCTTTTTGACCCCACAGCAGATATTCAAGATGCCATTAATGCTACTTTCCGCCTTCTGCAACAACAACAAGAACGAGAGGTGATCCGTCAAAATGCCCGTCAGGAAGCAGAAAAATGGGGATGGTCATCTGCTACTTGTCAGCTGCAAGATTACTATCAAAAGGTGATATTTTCCGAAAAACTGACCACAGTAGCTTGA
- a CDS encoding AAA family ATPase, with protein MKEELNILIQAQYPLIYLVTSEEERAEQAISTIAQLLKPQRRVYVWTVTHGIVEYGQPRNVTQHNTVSPEAAIEWIIRQKEPGIFILKDLHPFIDAPATTRSLRDAIASFKGMHKNIILMSPMQQVPIELEKEVVVLDFKLPDMAELNKVLTYHLEQNRGRRLTTEAREKLLRAALGLTKDESEKVYRKAQVTTGRLTEDEVDIVLSEKKQLIRRNGILEYIEEDATIDAVGGLEELKRWLKQRSNAFTERAREYGLPQPKGMLILGVPGCGKSLIAKTTSRLWGLPLLRLDMGRVYDGSMVGRSEANLRNALKTAESISPAILFIDELDKSFAGSSGSSDSDGGTSSRIFGSFLTWMQDKKSPVFVMATANRVERLPGEFLRKGRFDEIFFVDLPTAEERQDIYNIHLTKRREDISRFDLEQLAKMSDGFSGAEIEQALVAAMYEAFAQDREFTQLDIIAALKATLPLSRTMQEQVTALRDWARQRARPAAASVAEYQRMEF; from the coding sequence ATGAAAGAAGAGCTCAATATTCTAATTCAAGCTCAATATCCTCTAATCTACCTTGTGACCTCCGAGGAAGAACGGGCGGAACAGGCAATTTCCACAATCGCCCAATTATTAAAGCCCCAACGCCGCGTATACGTCTGGACAGTAACTCACGGCATCGTGGAATATGGGCAACCCCGGAACGTCACCCAACACAATACTGTTTCGCCAGAGGCGGCTATTGAGTGGATCATCCGGCAGAAAGAACCTGGTATATTTATTCTTAAAGATTTACATCCGTTTATTGATGCGCCTGCGACAACAAGATCCTTACGTGATGCGATCGCTAGTTTCAAGGGAATGCATAAAAACATCATTTTGATGTCACCGATGCAGCAAGTTCCCATTGAATTAGAAAAAGAAGTTGTCGTTCTTGACTTCAAATTGCCAGATATGGCTGAGTTAAACAAAGTCCTAACTTACCATTTAGAGCAAAATCGAGGCAGACGGCTCACCACTGAGGCGCGAGAAAAGCTTCTCAGAGCAGCTTTAGGTCTAACTAAAGATGAATCTGAAAAAGTATACCGTAAAGCACAGGTAACAACTGGACGCTTAACGGAAGATGAAGTAGATATAGTTCTATCTGAGAAAAAACAACTCATTCGGCGCAATGGTATTTTAGAATACATCGAAGAAGATGCAACCATTGATGCTGTAGGTGGCTTAGAAGAACTAAAAAGGTGGCTCAAACAGCGCTCTAATGCCTTTACAGAAAGAGCGAGAGAGTATGGTTTGCCCCAACCCAAAGGAATGTTAATACTTGGTGTTCCAGGTTGTGGTAAGTCACTAATTGCCAAGACTACCTCCCGACTGTGGGGTTTGCCATTACTACGCCTAGATATGGGGCGAGTATATGACGGCTCAATGGTGGGACGAAGTGAAGCCAATCTACGTAATGCCTTAAAAACAGCAGAATCCATCTCTCCAGCGATTCTGTTCATAGACGAGTTAGATAAATCCTTTGCAGGTAGCTCAGGTTCATCTGATTCCGATGGTGGTACATCAAGTAGAATCTTTGGTTCTTTCCTAACTTGGATGCAAGACAAGAAATCTCCCGTATTTGTCATGGCAACCGCGAACCGAGTGGAACGCTTGCCTGGAGAGTTTCTGAGGAAAGGACGCTTTGATGAAATTTTCTTTGTGGATCTGCCCACAGCCGAAGAAAGGCAGGATATATATAATATCCACCTCACCAAACGTCGTGAAGACATTTCCCGATTCGACCTTGAGCAATTAGCCAAGATGTCTGACGGCTTCTCTGGGGCAGAAATTGAACAAGCACTTGTGGCGGCAATGTATGAAGCCTTCGCCCAAGACCGCGAGTTCACCCAATTAGATATTATTGCTGCACTGAAAGCAACTCTGCCGTTGTCACGTACCATGCAAGAACAGGTAACAGCCCTGAGAGATTGGGCCAGACAGCGCGCAAGACCCGCCGCAGCCTCCGTCGCTGAATATCAGCGCATGGAGTTTTAA